Proteins from one Sulfoacidibacillus ferrooxidans genomic window:
- a CDS encoding PhzF family phenazine biosynthesis protein, producing MVDIPFSVVNSFTSNAFEGNPAAVILNANTLDHETMLRIAR from the coding sequence ATGGTAGATATACCCTTTTCCGTTGTGAACAGCTTTACAAGTAATGCTTTTGAGGGAAATCCAGCAGCAGTTATTCTTAATGCAAATACCTTGGATCATGAGACAATGTTACGGATTGCACGTC